The proteins below come from a single Perca flavescens isolate YP-PL-M2 chromosome 8, PFLA_1.0, whole genome shotgun sequence genomic window:
- the LOC114560419 gene encoding uncharacterized protein LOC114560419, producing the protein MAAAELQRQEEFLVEGEPFRQNAFLIINEMVLMSTRPTTLLVDEILHSIFFLGKINTPPVSPEMILSDAEVLNAFKIQYPRPFALYSSEVPRRSPFSCVLDMVVHLTGQVNEGAIRQRLQQLVGRLGGDINKKPLVSKTICVSQSRSQGSVRFYGVSMSTDGAVPKKIMIGASCLSKWERYVADAVMTFYPEPNTRPFVKKPYFDGTIRVPEQHVRCETFDLYDGGLKPPCKSCGELFGLTTTEKRGFLHGNCAEAESLSNLFQGDGAVREKVPPPTGGNRERAITSIHDALRRFVRAFEGFRQWTDRFYTPQ; encoded by the exons ATG GCTGCTGCTGAACTGCAGAG ACAAGAAGAATTCCTGGTAGAGGGAGAGCCTTTCAGACAGAATGCTTTCCTGATTATCAATGAAATGGTGTTGATGAGTACAAGACCTACTACGTTGTTAGTGGATGAG ATTCTTCACAGCATTTTCTTTTTGGGAAAGATCAACACGCCGCCAGTTTCCCCTGAAATGATTCTGAGTGATGCTGAAGTGCTAAATGCATTTAAGATCCAATACCCTCGGCCTTTTGCCCTCTATTCCTCTGAGGTACCCAGGCGGAGTCCATTTTCATGTGTGCTCGACATG GTTGTCCATCTGACTGGACAAGTCAATGAAGGAGCAATCAGACAGAGGCTGCAACAGCTCGTCGGTAGACTGGGGGGGGATATTAACAAAAAGCCTCTGGTCTCCAAAACCATCTGTGTCTCTCAGAGTAGAAGCCAAGGTTCAGTCAGGTTCTACGGAGTCTCCATGTCCACTGATGGTGCTGTACCAAAGAAAATCATGATTGGTGCTTCCTGTCTCAGCAAGTGGGAGAGATATGTAGCTGACGCAGTGATGACCTTCTATCCAGAGCCAAATACTAGGCCATTTGTCAAAAAGCCATATTTCGATGGAACCATTAGAGTTCCAGAGCAGCATGTCCGGTGCGAAACGTTTGATCTCTATGACGGAGGATTAAAGCCTCCTTGTAAGTCATGTGGTGAGTTGTTTGGTTTGACAACAACTGAAAAAAGGGGATTCCTCCACGGTAACTGTGCCGAAGCTGAAAGTCTGAGCAACTTGTTTCAAGGTGATGGAGCAGTTAGAGAAAAAGTACCACCACCAACTGGTGGTAACAGAGAGAGGGCTATAACGAGCATCCATGATGCTCTCAGACGTTTTGTGCGGGCCTTTGAGGGATTTAGACAATGGACAGATCGTTTCTACACCCCACAGTAA
- the LOC114560290 gene encoding uncharacterized protein LOC114560290 — MATSRVAIQSADQLSALLKESTKVKEPDYLKDYLKWVSDFVSKNKKTIALKNPAGARWKIGGLEDTIYKGNVGKLNGWGKFYLPKIVKMTVVGVVEGTSCPCDQLVLMTCEDRKVYAFDGEEEELHMVAESLEKLGEKGLTFPSSQSYYKGEAFKDMTEKDWDKVRKGAVGKKLEADHLKLVTANKSKLLEKLKSTKAAA; from the exons ATGGCGACAAGTCGAGTGGCCATCCA GTCAGCAGATCAGCTGTCGGCTCTGCTTAAGGAAAGCACCAAAGTAAAAG AGCCAGATTACCTGAAAGATTACCTGAAATGGGTTTCAGACTTTGTGTCCAAGAATAAGAAGACCATCGCCTTAAAGAATCCAGCTGGTGCCAGGTGGAAGATAGGAGGCCTGGAAGACACCATTTACAAAGGGAATGTTGGCAAGTTGAATGGGTGGGGGAAATTCTACCTTCCTAAGATAGTAAAGATGACGGTTGTAGGAGTAGTGGAGGGGACGTCGTGCCCGTGTGACCAGCTGGTCCTGATGACCTGTGAGGACAGAAAGGTGTATGCCTTcgatggagaggaagaggagctgcACATGGTGGCTGAGAGCCTGGAGAAGCTCGGTGAGAAGGGACTGACGTTTCCATCATCACAGAGCTACTACAAAGGAGAGGCCTTCAAAGATATG ACTGAGAAGGACTGGGACAAAGTGAGGAAGGGCGCTGTGGGGAAGAAGCTGGAAGCAGATCATCTTAAACTGGTGACAGCAAACAAGTCCAAACTCCTGGAGAAACTCAAATCAACCAAAGCTGCTGCCTGA